In Boudabousia tangfeifanii, the DNA window ACACCCACTACTCGCTCAACAAGAAGACTGGTTTGCCAGACTACGTCACCGACTCGGCCGCTTCGGGCACCGCTTGGGCCACCGGTACCAAGACCTACAACGGTGGTATCAGCGTTGACAACAATGGCAAGCCAGTGGCTAACTTGATCGAATTGGCTAAGGCCAAGGGTTTGAAGACCGGTAACGTTACCACCGCTGAAATCCAGGACGCCACCCCGGCTGTCCAGGGTGCACACGCCCTCAACCGTAAGTGCTACGGCCCTGAAGAAGCCAAGAACTCGGTTTCCTGCCAGGGTGAAAAGTTCGCTTCGCAGTGGCGTCAGAACGGCGGCTTCGGTTCGATTTCGGAACAGTTGGTTGACACCCGCGCCGACGTCACCCTCGGTGGTGGCGCTAAGGCCTTCAACCAGCTCGTACAGGTTTCGGGTAAGTGGGCAGACCACACCTGGACCGCTGGCACCTCCGTCCTCGACAACGCTAAGGCTAACGGCTTCCAGGTCGTAACCAACGCAGCAGAACTCGCCAAGGTGAAGGTTGCCGACCAGGCCACCCCAGTCCTCGGTTTGTTCTCCGACGGCAACTTGCCACGTAAGTACCAGAAGTTCTACGCCACGGTCGACGGTGCTTCGAAGGAAGCCAAGACCTGTGAGCAGAACCCAGAGCGCGGCCAGGGCGTGCCAGACGCAGCCCAGATGACCCGCAAGGCACTAGAACTCTTGCGTAACGACAAGGGCTTCTTCCTCCAGGTTGAAGCTGCGTCGATTGACAAGGCTGACCACCAGGCTGACATCTGTGGCCAGATCGGCGAAACTGACGACCTCGACGCAGCCATCCAGGTGGCACGCGACTGGGTCAAGGAAACTGGCGAACCAACCTTGATTATCGCCACCGCCGACCACGCACACACCTCGCAGATCATTCCAACCCAGAATGAAAAGGCACCAATCAGCTCCGGTATCGTCGCCAAGTTGGCTACCGCCGACGGCTCCGAAATGATGATCAACTACGCTACCGCCAAGTCCAACGACCCGAAGATCGCATGGGGACAGCAGAACCACACTGGTACTCAGCTCCGCATCGCTGCTGAAGGTCCTGGCGCCCAGAACGTAGTTGGTCAGCTTGACCAGACCGACACCCACTTCTTGGTGGCTAACGCTCTAGGCTTGTACGACAAGAACCCCTTCGAATTGAAGAACCAGTTCGTCCCAGCCACCACCCCAGAGCCAACCCCAGAAGCAAGCGTCGAACCATCGGTTGAACCAACCGCGGAAACCCCAGAAGATCAGCCAATCGGCCAGTGTGTCCCACGCAAGGTCGCTCGCGCTGCCCTTGAGGATCCAAAGTTGTTCAAGGACGTTCCTACCAACCGCTGGTTCGCCCCAGAAATCTACTGGGCACGCGGTGAAGGCGTCACCACCGGTTGGGCCGATAACACCTTCCGTCCGCTCATCGGCACCACCCGCGCCGACATGGCTGCCTTCCTCTACCGTTTGGCTGGCAAGCCAGAAATCAAGGTGAAGAACGACCAGTTCAAGGACGTCAACGACCGTACCTTGTTCGCTCGCGAAATCTCCTGGATGAAGGAAAGCGGCCTATCCACCGGTTGGGCCGACGGTACCTACCGTCCATTCGACCTCGTCAAGCGCGACGCCATGGCTGCGTTCCTCGAACGCTTCGTCAAGGCCTTCCCAGAAAAGGTTTCCCCGGCAGTTGCCCCAGAAACCCTCTCGCTTGACAAGATCAACGACCCATTCGTTGACGTTCCTGAGGGCATGCTCCACGAGGACGCCATGAAGTGGATCTACGCGGCAGGTGTGGCCACCGGTTGGCCAGATGGCACCTACCGTCCACTAGAGCCGGTGAGCCGCGAAGCAATGATCGCGTTCATCTACCGCCTCATGTACAACACCAAAGCTGAAGGCTGCTAATAGCCTCTGCTGATAAACCAGCTTTCGCCCACCCGACCGGGAAACCGGGAAGGTGGGCGAAAGTCTTTTTTAGGCACGGGTCGAGGCCGAGGGCGCCCTCGGTGGGCGAGCACTAGGACGCTCAGGGGGAGCGGTTCGGACCCTCGGTGGACGAGTCCCAGTACGCTCAGGGGGAGCGGTTTGAACTCTCGGTGGGCGAGCACTAGGATGCTGAGGGGGAGCGGTTTGAACTCTCGGGCAGGGAAGAGGTCGAGGCCTCGCCTACGCGTGCGGACAGCCGGGGTGGAATAGGGAAGAGCCCTAGCAACCAGATGCTATCGGCGCGCTTTCGGGCATAGGGGTGCCCCCGCCAAACCTGCTGGCGGGGGCACAAACCTGATTTCAGCGCTGGCGCTTACTTCTTGATGGGGTCAACCGTGTTGTGGGTTAGACGGTAGAAGAAAGCGGCCATAGCGTCACGCTGGACTGGCTGGTGGGGACGGAAAGTACCGTCTGGCCAACCGGTGGTGACACGAGCCTTTGCCAACCAGTTGATGTCCTTAGCGAACAAGGACTTCGCTGGCACATCCTTGAAACGAGGCTGAGCCTTCACCCGATCAAGCGAGGCGGCACGCAAGTCAGGATGGCACTTGCCACCATTCTCGCAGTAGCGGTGGAGGAAAGCAGCGATCGCTTCGCGGGAAACGGACTCTTCCGGATGGAAGGTGCCGTCGGCCCAACCGGTGGTGATGCCCTTAGCCTTCGCCCAAGCAATCTCCTTAGAGAAGTAGTAGCTGGCCGGAACATCCTTGAAGACATTCGACTTCGGGACCTTCACCTCAGGCTGACCCTCCAGACGGTAAATGAAGGTGATCATGGCGGCGCGAGTCATCGGAGCCAACGGGCGGAAAGTGCCATCCGGCCAACCGGTGGTGATGCCCTTATGGCGCAACCACTTAACCTCGCCAGCGAACTGGGTGCCATGCGGCATGTCCTTGAACTCGGTATTGACCTGATCGGACAAGGTCTTCAAGGTCACCTGGTAGTCCACCACGGGAGCTTCCGGGGTGGCAGGCGATGGTACCTCAGGAGTGGCTGGCGATGGTTCCTCAGGGGTGCCAGTCGAGGGCGGTTCGGGGGTGGCAACCGGTGGCTTCTGCCCGAGCTTTTCCTTCAATTCCTTGACTTCCTTCTGGGAGGCGCGCAAGTCCGCATTAGCCTTGGTCAGTTTCTTCTCGGCCAAGTTGGCGCGAGCCTCGGCGCTAGAAGCCTTGGCCTGAGCCTGCTGTGCCTGGGCGCGAGCCTTGTTGGCGTCAGCCTTGGCAGCTTGTTCAGCGCTGCGGGCTTGGGTGGCTTCGTCGCGCGCAGCCTGTTCGGCTTCACGAGCCTTCTGGGCGTCGGCCTTGGCAGCCTGTTCGGCCTGGCGAGCCTGTTCGGCCTCGGCCTTAGCAGCCTTCTCAGCGGCGCGGGCTTCAGCTTCGCTCTTACCAGCGGCCTTGGCCTGCTCGTAAGCTTCAGCAGCCTTCTTTTCGGCCGCCTCGGCGCGGGCAGTGGCCTCCTGGAGCTTACCGTTTGCGGCCTGTGCTTCGGCCTTAGCAGCCTCAGCCTTAGCCTCGGCAGCGTCCGCCTGGTTCTTAGCCTCCGCAGCCTTGCGGTTAGCGTCAGTTACCTGCTCCTTAGCCTTGACCAGATCAGCCTTAGCGGAAGCCAGCTCCTCGGTCTTCTTAGCAGCGTCGGCCTTAGCCTTCGTGGCCTCGTCCTCGGCCACCTGCTGACCCTGCTGGGCCTTTTCAAGCTGGGAGGCGAGCTCCTGGTTCTTTTCCTTCGCGTCAGCTAGGTCCTTCTCGCCCTTCACAGCCTTTTCTTCCGCCTGCAAAGCACTGTTACGCAAAGCCATCATCTCGAGGCGAGTGTTGGCCACCTTGGCGCGCGTCTGGGCAGCCTCGGTCTGCTTCGCGGCGGCATTAGCCTTCGTCTGGGCGATCGCCAACTTGGTGTCAGCCTCAGCCGACTTGGCCTTCGCCTCGGCCAGTTTGGCTTCGGTCTCGGCCACCTTCTCGGTCGCAATCTGAACCTTTAGTGCCTTCTCGCGCGGGTGCACGTCGGTCAGAGCCTTCGCGTCAGTCAAAGCCTGCTTGGCATCAGCCAGGGCCTGCTCGGCCGGAGCAATCGCCTTTTCGGCTTCGCGGGCAACCCCGGCAGCCTTTTCAGCTTCAGCCCCAGCCTGCTTGGCGGCCTCGGCCTGCTTCTCGACCTCGTTCAAAGCGGCCTTGGCAGCCTGGGCTAGTTCCTTCACCTTCTGGGCTGATTCCTTCGCGTTGGTTACGGCCTTGGCTTCGGCAGCGGCCTTCTCACCGGCAGTCATCAGCTCGTCCTTGGAGGCCTGCAAATCCTGGTCGGCAGCACCGTCGGCCTCGTCGGCGGGAGCCTTGCCCGCCTTGGCGTCCTCGGCAGCCTTTTCGGCAGCCTGCTTGGCGTCCTCGGCCTTAGCCTTGGCGGCCTTGGCAGCCTCCAATTCCTTAGCCAACTCGGTATCGTCGAAGGGCTGCTCAGCAACCGTGAAAGTCTTCGCGTCGGTGAAGTTTTCCAGCTTGGCCGAGGATGAAACGGTCTTAATGGCCAGTTCGCCACCGGCAGGGGAAGCGTTCAACTTCGCCTTGCCACTCAAGGTAAGGGTGGCGCCCGCAGGAACCACACCGGTCCAAGTCAAAGCATTGCCCTCCACCTTCACAGCCGGAACCTCAGGGGTCGGAACCACCTTAGCGGGCGGGTACACCTCGAACTCGTACAAGGACATGCCGTAGAAGTTGCCATTGGCCGCAGCGGTACGCTTCAAGCCCTGCATCTTCACATAACGCCACTTGCCTTCAGCGTTCAACTTCACCGTATCCACCTTCGGGCAGTTCGTGGCAGTAAGTTCTTCGGTGGCGTCGGTCCAATGCTCCGCGTCGCGCGAAACCTGAATCTTGTAGCGGGCCGCACAAGCATTCTCCCAGTAAATCTTTACCTTATCGAGAGTCTTATCCTCGCCCAAATCCACATAAATCCAAGCATTATCGGACTCGTTCGAAGACCAACGATCCTCGCGCAAATCTGCGGGCTCTGTAATGCCATCGGTAGCCTTTTCCTTCGGGAAACGATTACGAACCTCATGCCCCGAAACCGTGACCGGACGTTCCAAAGCCAAGTTCGGTGGCTGTGGTGGTTCAGGCATAGTCAATTCGGCCTTCGCGTCCGCCCACGACATTGGCAGCCCCTCGGCCACCACCTTCGCGGTCGGGTTCAACTGCTTACGGCCAGTGTTCTCCAAAACGTAACGGTACGAGAGCGAATCCTTCGCACCGACCTCGCCCGGCTCAGGGGTAGTGTTAACCTGGTTGTTCCAACGGAAAGCCGGTGGCACCACCGGAACCGGGCTAAACATGGCCTTGTCGTTCGCCTTCACACGGCGCACAAAATCGGCCGCCGAAACCTTCTGGGAAGGCTTCCAAGTCTTCTGACTCATCGCCGCCAACATGGGCAGGGAATCGTCACCAATAAAGTCGGCCGTTTTCAAATCCGGCTTATCGCACCAAATGGCGTAAGACGAACCGAGGACGTGATCTGGTTCCACCTCACGCG includes these proteins:
- the phoA gene encoding alkaline phosphatase, which gives rise to MSNLPSKQRRLAGVVAATATTALILAPSLASAFDPTMHKYNGPKACQALDKDGNVHALKPGECAQFGKAGQGRTNARAKNVILIIGDGMGQQEITAARNYLKGAGSRFEGIDELPNTGMYTHHSVDLTGKVNYVTDSAASATAWSTGTKTYNGAISVDLEFNPVENLIEKAKLAGMRTGNVTTSEIQDATPAAQIAHNVYRKCYGPDPVKNPSVCNKYNQYREQGGLGSISEQLIDTRPDVTLGGGMKPFKQMVQADGEGKNPYLPNTTKWVKGKSVLDNAKDNGFQVVTTAEELKKIKKADQKQPVLGLFSEKNMKTRFASSKATLDAHLKEAKRCEKQDLGTEPELPLMASKAIELLDDKTSDKGFFLQIESASIDKRNHASDACGMIGETERLDDVTKLALDFAKKDGNTMVIVTADHSHTAQIVYDSNPLVSPATRLLTADGAAMTVAYGTIPASLITGGTGSTTHTGAQLRVAGYGPGSENVLGQTDQTDLHYTIANALGLNPDAGKGNVDGNLAAPVAAQNAAATCYLVNKDGKVSAPAPGQCAQYGKDGQKRVADKAKNVILFIGDGMGDSEITIARNYLYGASGRLPGLDALPYTGNYTHYSLNKKTGLPDYVTDSAASGTAWATGTKTYNGGISVDNNGKPVANLIELAKAKGLKTGNVTTAEIQDATPAVQGAHALNRKCYGPEEAKNSVSCQGEKFASQWRQNGGFGSISEQLVDTRADVTLGGGAKAFNQLVQVSGKWADHTWTAGTSVLDNAKANGFQVVTNAAELAKVKVADQATPVLGLFSDGNLPRKYQKFYATVDGASKEAKTCEQNPERGQGVPDAAQMTRKALELLRNDKGFFLQVEAASIDKADHQADICGQIGETDDLDAAIQVARDWVKETGEPTLIIATADHAHTSQIIPTQNEKAPISSGIVAKLATADGSEMMINYATAKSNDPKIAWGQQNHTGTQLRIAAEGPGAQNVVGQLDQTDTHFLVANALGLYDKNPFELKNQFVPATTPEPTPEASVEPSVEPTAETPEDQPIGQCVPRKVARAALEDPKLFKDVPTNRWFAPEIYWARGEGVTTGWADNTFRPLIGTTRADMAAFLYRLAGKPEIKVKNDQFKDVNDRTLFAREISWMKESGLSTGWADGTYRPFDLVKRDAMAAFLERFVKAFPEKVSPAVAPETLSLDKINDPFVDVPEGMLHEDAMKWIYAAGVATGWPDGTYRPLEPVSREAMIAFIYRLMYNTKAEGC
- a CDS encoding family 20 glycosylhydrolase, with product MSLKRFGVVTATAALVASGLGGVSLSPSAQADPGDLSASGSNGVNEAVPAASSDADDEELDVPEDNGEGLNAVIPTPQSMNLDGGTACVTRPDGKLILRGGDERRTADAKTLAAQLKAATGHEYQVAAEGSPRKGDIVLETGQVSSAPEGKQADAYQLNCAKGVITLKAPEARGLYYAGQTMLQALRSGHLVQSGEVADWSDYPVRSLHVDAARKYFPKDWFLKEIDRMSSLKINQLQWHFSENEGFRLESKKHPNLMSPEFITQDEAKEIVAYAKSRHVEVVPAFDMPGHLQWILKSKPEFRASEDEYAQKMIDYSNPEAVNFLKGLVDEFAPIFAGQTTTWMIGGDEVFPMDWIPNRLASKLPKLKKYAEDQVGAGAQVMDGYMHFLKEMDKYVKAKGYTTSRVWSDLLYTSEMESIPGDVQVGYWTQWSWKMPSTEKLVQHGHKLLNVSDKYFYYVLPACPTCAYHDHADAPKILSEYNPRIFPEKRTREVEPDHVLGSSYAIWCDKPDLKTADFIGDDSLPMLAAMSQKTWKPSQKVSAADFVRRVKANDKAMFSPVPVVPPAFRWNNQVNTTPEPGEVGAKDSLSYRYVLENTGRKQLNPTAKVVAEGLPMSWADAKAELTMPEPPQPPNLALERPVTVSGHEVRNRFPKEKATDGITEPADLREDRWSSNESDNAWIYVDLGEDKTLDKVKIYWENACAARYKIQVSRDAEHWTDATEELTATNCPKVDTVKLNAEGKWRYVKMQGLKRTAAANGNFYGMSLYEFEVYPPAKVVPTPEVPAVKVEGNALTWTGVVPAGATLTLSGKAKLNASPAGGELAIKTVSSSAKLENFTDAKTFTVAEQPFDDTELAKELEAAKAAKAKAEDAKQAAEKAAEDAKAGKAPADEADGAADQDLQASKDELMTAGEKAAAEAKAVTNAKESAQKVKELAQAAKAALNEVEKQAEAAKQAGAEAEKAAGVAREAEKAIAPAEQALADAKQALTDAKALTDVHPREKALKVQIATEKVAETEAKLAEAKAKSAEADTKLAIAQTKANAAAKQTEAAQTRAKVANTRLEMMALRNSALQAEEKAVKGEKDLADAKEKNQELASQLEKAQQGQQVAEDEATKAKADAAKKTEELASAKADLVKAKEQVTDANRKAAEAKNQADAAEAKAEAAKAEAQAANGKLQEATARAEAAEKKAAEAYEQAKAAGKSEAEARAAEKAAKAEAEQARQAEQAAKADAQKAREAEQAARDEATQARSAEQAAKADANKARAQAQQAQAKASSAEARANLAEKKLTKANADLRASQKEVKELKEKLGQKPPVATPEPPSTGTPEEPSPATPEVPSPATPEAPVVDYQVTLKTLSDQVNTEFKDMPHGTQFAGEVKWLRHKGITTGWPDGTFRPLAPMTRAAMITFIYRLEGQPEVKVPKSNVFKDVPASYYFSKEIAWAKAKGITTGWADGTFHPEESVSREAIAAFLHRYCENGGKCHPDLRAASLDRVKAQPRFKDVPAKSLFAKDINWLAKARVTTGWPDGTFRPHQPVQRDAMAAFFYRLTHNTVDPIKK